A window of the Besnoitia besnoiti strain Bb-Ger1 chromosome VI, whole genome shotgun sequence genome harbors these coding sequences:
- a CDS encoding hypothetical protein (encoded by transcript BESB_065150) — protein sequence MLPHQLKRAVAEAQAHAAAQRDSGEATGETLSAGEADRLRQLQKDRAQLQLRKLQADAGLISKQAAVVAAAGLEWLYDDPKGKEVQEAQREAYLLGKPIEAPSAPSAASSRAEQIAAGGAGSQARGRGDVSSASLFLPEKSLLRASDDTLRKLREDPLFLIKQAEITQKKLKEANPLWRQREEERRDRERRHEEEKQRKRQRKREKKDTKKKRKLLRKEEKGSRLEEEERWRERGRRHRADDGDQDRFRRERERSRYDEEGNGDYRGGRDPRTRVRSVERRSRRDAAASRERPEWRVTRDRSRGRRERQDGRYASRTARERSWSEERRLSRGEGRGRPTRGSSASSRDSNLAGDERRKRIRRAHRRDGRSFSSFSSSSSSSSSSSSPSPERSRRPPTPPEAPVDVKHEAGAASAEPCLSQVKRERASLSGSPPVAASSPSFSSAAGRSAPDRDGVKQEPRRVYGPARPQVEAVQAEAFGVTDDIAPPDAIQEKARKIQEQKEAQQAAALAARNVAIDQAVKERREREERKKREGGEQGQSGRPDEGDKLEQMREEGRRHEMNKARKHELLAMKDAFQAQLEETWRVNTEGGDFFNSIQRQAFVSEGRTVEDFLQRRRARRRKGANDDDILATNVEQR from the exons ATGCTGCCGCATCAGCTCaagcgcgccgtcgcggaggcACAGGCCCATGCGGCGGCTCAGCGGGACAGCGGTGAGGCCACAGGCGAGACCTTGAGTGCGGGAGAGGCCGACAGGCTTCGCCAACTTCAAAAAGACCGCGCACAACTTCAGCTGCGGAAACTGCAG GCGGATGCAGGGTTGATTTCCAAGCAGGCGGCggtggtcgccgcggcgggcctgGAGTGGCTCTATGACGACCCTAAGGGCAAAGAGGTGCAGGAGGCCCAGCGCGAGGCGTATCTGCTGGGCAAGCCGATCgaggcgccctccgcgccgtccgccgcgagctcgcgcgccgagcaGATCGCGGCGGGGGGTGCGGgttcgcaggcgcgaggaaggGGCGACGTGAGCTCGGCCTCGTTGTTTCTGCCTGAGaagtctcttctgcgcgcgagcgacgacaCGCTTCGGAAGCTGCGGGAAGACCCCTTGTTCCTCATAAAGCAGGCTGAAATCACGCAGAAGAAACTCAAGGAAGCGAACCCCCTgtggcgccagcgagaggaggagcgacgcgaccgcgagcggcgccacgaagaggagaaacagaggaagcgccagcgcaaacgcgaaaagaaagataccaaaaagaagagaaaactcttgcggaaggaggagaagggaagccgcctcgaggaggaggagcggtggagagagagggggcggagacaccgagcagacgacggagaccAGGACAGGTTtagacgcgagagagaaagaagccgGTACGATGAGGAGGGAAACGGAGACTACAGAGGGGGCAGGGACCCGCGGACGCGGGTGCGAAGTGTcgagagacgaagcagacgcgacgcggccgcatcCAGAGAGCGACCCGAGTGGAGAGTCACGCGAGACCGCTCCAGGGGtcgacgcgagaggcaggaTGGCCGCTACGCCTCGCGGACGGCACGGGAGAGATCCTGGAGCGAGGAAAGGAGACTGTCGCGGGGAGAGGGGCGAGGACGACCCACAAgaggctcctccgcctcgtcaaGAGACTCCAACCTCGCCGGTGACGAAAGACGCAAGCGAATCAGACGCGCTCACCGCAGAGATGGTCGctccttctcgtccttctcttcgtcctcgtcttcgtcctcgtcctcgtcttccccgTCACCAGAGCGGTCGCGACGGCCACCGACGCCTCCAGAGGCTCCGGTGGACGTGAAGCACGAAGCTGGGGCTGCGAGCGCGGAACCGTGTCTAAGTCAAGTTAAACGGGAGCGAGCATCCCTATCTGGAAGCCCGCCTGTGGCAGCCTCGAGTCCGTCCTtttcgtctgcagcaggGCGTTCCGCGCCCGACAGGGACGGGGTGAAGCAGGAACCTCGGCGCGTGTACGGGCCCGCGAGGCCCCAGGTCGAGGCCGTGCAGGCCGAGGCGTTCGGCGTAACCGACGACATCGCGCCTCCCGACGCCATCCAGGAGAAGGCCAGAAAGATTCAGGAGCAGAAAGAGGCGCAACAGGCAGC GGCCCTGGCAGCTCGTAACGTGGCGATCGACCAAGCCGTCAaagagcgacgcgagagagaagagagaaagaagagggagggaggagaacAGGGCCAAAGCGGCCGGccggacgaaggcgacaagCTCGAGCAAATGAgggaagaaggcagacg TCACGAGATGAACAAGGCGCGGAAGCACGAGCTGCTGGCGATGAAGGACGCGTTTCAGGCTCAGTTGGAAGAAACGTGGCGAGTCAACACCGAG GGCGGGGACTTCTTCAACTCAATTCAGCGACAAGCGTTCGTGAGCGAAGGACGGACCGTGGAGGACTTCCTACaaaggcgccgagcgcgaagaagaaaaggcgcAAACGATGATGATATTCTCGCGACGAATGTGGAGCAACGCTGA